The following proteins come from a genomic window of Gemmatimonadota bacterium:
- the mutL gene encoding DNA mismatch repair endonuclease MutL produces the protein MRPLAVTRRIRLLPDEVVNQIAAGEVVERPASVVKELVENALDAAATRIEIEIRNGGKTDIRVADDGVGMNREDASVALDRHATSKITAADELAGVLTFGFRGEALPSIASVSRFALETAEAGGVGTRLRAEAGRLVAIEPCARQPGTTVRVSALFGNLPARAAFLRSAAAEARATSATVTTLSLSNLSCAFRLVSNGRELLDLPAAAVLGERVIQLWGSDAAETLVSAEAEGDGVRVFGLVERPDAAARAAGRRVHLFVGGRPFRDPGITAAAERAYRTTVPEGERARPTLLLYLEVEPGRVDVNVHPTKAEVRFRARADVEAAVERAVRGALAGLDSAAALGSAPPGRLRWTPSLKDAEAATPEARRTPPEEDAPLNQLGFLGTATSTEPVRDAEAADERSPERAPPPAAASAQRTAAGGAPYRTGLWQLNETYIVAQTRGGLLLVDQHSAHERVLFEATMRRMSEGGAEVQTLLFPLTLRLAPAEYDAVEQSASIFAQAGFEVQPFGGRTVLVSGVPAAHPRFDAERCLRDMIAELAEGSSLTRAARNQHERIAMTFACKGAIKAGERLDSSEMEELFDRLFATELPAHDVHGRPTIVRISMEELARRFGRA, from the coding sequence ATGCGCCCGCTCGCCGTAACCCGCCGCATCCGCCTGCTGCCCGACGAAGTGGTCAACCAGATCGCCGCCGGGGAGGTGGTAGAGCGGCCGGCGTCGGTGGTGAAGGAGTTGGTGGAGAACGCACTGGACGCCGCGGCCACGCGCATCGAGATCGAGATCCGCAACGGCGGCAAGACCGACATCCGCGTGGCCGACGACGGCGTGGGCATGAACCGCGAGGACGCCAGCGTGGCGTTGGACCGCCACGCGACGAGCAAGATCACGGCCGCCGACGAGCTGGCCGGGGTCCTCACCTTCGGCTTCCGCGGGGAGGCGCTGCCGTCCATAGCCAGCGTGTCCCGGTTCGCGCTGGAGACGGCGGAAGCCGGCGGCGTCGGTACGCGCCTGCGCGCCGAGGCGGGCCGGCTGGTGGCGATCGAACCGTGCGCCCGCCAGCCGGGCACGACGGTGCGGGTCTCCGCGCTGTTCGGGAACCTGCCCGCGCGCGCTGCCTTTCTGCGCTCGGCGGCCGCGGAGGCGCGCGCCACCTCGGCGACCGTGACGACCCTCTCGCTGTCCAACCTGTCGTGCGCGTTTCGGCTCGTGTCGAACGGCCGCGAGCTCCTGGATCTGCCGGCGGCGGCAGTGCTGGGCGAGCGCGTGATCCAGCTCTGGGGGTCGGACGCCGCGGAGACGCTCGTAAGCGCGGAAGCCGAGGGCGACGGCGTGCGTGTATTCGGACTGGTGGAGCGGCCGGACGCGGCGGCGCGCGCGGCCGGCAGGCGGGTGCACCTCTTCGTGGGTGGTCGGCCTTTCCGGGACCCGGGCATCACCGCGGCCGCCGAGCGCGCGTACCGCACGACCGTGCCCGAAGGCGAGCGCGCCCGACCGACCCTGCTCCTCTACCTGGAGGTGGAGCCCGGCCGCGTCGACGTGAACGTCCACCCCACCAAGGCCGAGGTCCGCTTTCGCGCGCGGGCGGACGTCGAGGCCGCCGTCGAGCGGGCCGTGCGCGGCGCCCTGGCCGGACTCGACAGCGCGGCGGCGCTGGGCTCGGCGCCACCGGGCCGCCTGCGCTGGACCCCCTCGCTGAAAGACGCCGAGGCGGCGACGCCCGAGGCGCGCCGAACCCCTCCCGAAGAGGACGCGCCGCTGAACCAGCTCGGCTTCCTGGGGACGGCAACATCGACGGAGCCAGTGAGGGACGCTGAGGCGGCGGACGAGCGCTCGCCGGAGCGAGCCCCCCCGCCCGCCGCTGCGTCCGCGCAGCGCACCGCGGCCGGCGGGGCGCCGTACCGGACCGGACTGTGGCAGCTCAACGAGACCTACATCGTCGCCCAGACGAGGGGTGGCCTGCTGCTGGTCGATCAGCACTCGGCGCACGAGCGCGTGCTGTTCGAGGCGACCATGCGACGGATGAGCGAGGGCGGGGCCGAGGTGCAGACGCTGCTCTTTCCGCTGACGCTGCGGCTCGCCCCCGCCGAGTACGACGCGGTCGAGCAGTCGGCGTCGATCTTCGCGCAGGCGGGCTTCGAGGTGCAGCCGTTCGGGGGTCGCACGGTGCTTGTCAGCGGGGTGCCCGCGGCGCACCCGCGTTTTGACGCCGAGCGCTGCCTTCGGGACATGATCGCCGAGCTGGCGGAAGGCAGCTCGCTCACCCGCGCCGCGCGCAACCAGCACGAGCGCATCGCGATGACGTTCGCCTGCAAGGGAGCGATCAAGGCGGGCGAGCGCCTGGATTCGAGCGAAATGGAAGAACTCTTCGACCGACTGTTCGCCACCGAGCTGCCCGCGCACGATGTGCACGGCCGCCCCACCATCGTTCGCATCTCCATGGAGGAGCTGGCGCGCCGTTTCGGCCGCGCTTGA
- the miaA gene encoding tRNA (adenosine(37)-N6)-dimethylallyltransferase MiaA — protein MPVPVTPHGLAIVGPTAVGKSDLALELAGRLGCEIVSVDSRQVYRGFDIGTAKASLAERALVPHHGIDLVEPEERYSAGRFGRDAARWIAQIRDRERVPLLVGGTGFFLRALTHPLFAEPPLPSGPRDALRSYLEQLSGEQRSRWLYALDPESARRLARGGGRQRELRALEVALLSGQPLSHWHAAGTARAAVPLLVVVLDLPTEILADRIGRRVERMLAAGLLEEIRGLAERHGTDVPAFGTTGYAEFVPWLRGGEAVADAAARLAANTRRLARRQRTWFRHQVAASALRLDASSGPSALTDAVLSRWARATEGVP, from the coding sequence TTGCCGGTCCCTGTGACCCCGCACGGCCTGGCGATCGTCGGCCCCACCGCCGTCGGCAAGTCGGACCTGGCGTTGGAGCTCGCCGGGCGACTCGGCTGCGAGATCGTTTCGGTGGACAGTCGCCAGGTCTACAGGGGCTTCGACATCGGCACGGCCAAGGCGAGCCTGGCCGAGCGCGCCCTCGTGCCGCACCACGGCATCGACCTGGTCGAGCCGGAGGAGCGCTACAGCGCGGGCCGTTTCGGGCGCGACGCGGCGCGCTGGATCGCCCAGATTCGTGACCGGGAGCGGGTACCGTTGCTGGTCGGCGGTACCGGCTTCTTCCTGCGCGCGCTCACCCACCCGCTGTTCGCAGAGCCGCCGCTCCCGTCCGGCCCGCGTGACGCGCTGCGGTCCTACCTGGAACAGTTGTCCGGCGAGCAGCGGTCGCGCTGGCTCTACGCGCTGGACCCGGAGTCGGCGAGGCGCCTGGCGCGGGGCGGCGGGCGGCAGCGCGAGTTGCGCGCCCTGGAAGTCGCGCTGCTCAGCGGGCAGCCCCTGAGCCACTGGCACGCGGCCGGGACCGCGCGGGCCGCGGTGCCTCTCCTGGTCGTGGTCCTGGACCTCCCCACCGAGATCCTGGCGGATCGTATCGGGCGGCGCGTAGAGCGCATGCTGGCGGCGGGCCTACTGGAGGAGATCCGGGGCCTGGCCGAGCGGCACGGCACCGACGTGCCTGCTTTCGGGACCACCGGATACGCGGAGTTCGTTCCGTGGCTGCGCGGTGGGGAAGCGGTGGCGGACGCGGCCGCCAGGCTCGCCGCCAATACCAGGCGTCTGGCGCGCAGGCAGCGCACGTGGTTCCGACACCAGGTGGCGGCGTCCGCGCTGAGGCTGGACGCGTCGTCCGGCCCGTCCGCTCTGACCGACGCGGTCCTGTCCCGTTGGGCCCGGGCCACCGAGGGGGTTCCCTGA